In Acidimicrobiia bacterium, the following are encoded in one genomic region:
- a CDS encoding Mrp/NBP35 family ATP-binding protein, with the protein MPTEAQVVEALRPVEDPEIHRSIVDLGMVRGVAFSGDRVQVTVALTVAGCPLRNEITSRVSNAVVALDGVAAVDLDFTVMTDEERQALAQRLRSEGPTAGAGDGGQPGRVNPFTDSRTRIIAVASGKGGVGKSSVTTNLAVALAQAGHKVAAVDADVWGFSMPRMLGIDRPPVVIDDLIVPPEANGVTLISMGFFAREDQPVVWRGPMLHKALEQFLTDVHWGEPDFLIVDMPPGTGDIALSMAQFLPRAEVLIVTTPQPAAQRVAQRAAYMAKRVNLQVIGVIENMSWFRGDDGKEYRLFGEGGGHELAEDLGVPLIGQVPLVPELREGGDSGRPIVVADPDDEAAQVFRSIAHALTHELAPHRVYRTELKIV; encoded by the coding sequence GTCGAGGCCCTGCGGCCGGTCGAGGATCCCGAGATCCACCGCTCGATCGTCGATCTCGGCATGGTCCGAGGCGTTGCGTTCTCGGGTGATCGGGTGCAGGTCACGGTCGCGCTCACGGTCGCCGGCTGTCCGCTCCGGAACGAGATCACCAGCCGGGTGAGCAACGCGGTCGTCGCGCTCGACGGCGTCGCCGCGGTCGATCTCGATTTCACGGTCATGACCGACGAGGAGCGCCAGGCCCTCGCCCAGCGGCTGAGGTCGGAAGGTCCGACCGCGGGCGCCGGCGACGGCGGTCAGCCCGGTCGCGTCAACCCGTTCACCGACTCCCGCACCCGAATCATTGCGGTCGCGTCGGGCAAGGGCGGCGTCGGCAAGTCGTCGGTCACCACGAACCTCGCGGTCGCGCTCGCGCAGGCCGGCCACAAGGTCGCCGCGGTCGACGCCGACGTGTGGGGATTCTCGATGCCGCGCATGCTCGGCATCGACCGGCCGCCGGTCGTGATCGACGACCTCATCGTGCCGCCCGAGGCCAACGGCGTCACGCTCATCTCGATGGGCTTCTTCGCCCGCGAGGACCAGCCTGTCGTGTGGCGGGGGCCGATGCTCCACAAGGCGCTCGAGCAGTTCCTCACCGACGTGCACTGGGGCGAGCCCGACTTCCTCATCGTCGACATGCCGCCCGGCACCGGCGACATCGCGCTCTCGATGGCACAGTTCCTGCCCCGCGCGGAAGTGCTCATCGTCACGACACCGCAGCCCGCCGCGCAACGCGTCGCGCAGCGCGCCGCGTACATGGCGAAGCGCGTGAACCTGCAAGTGATCGGCGTCATCGAGAACATGTCGTGGTTCCGCGGCGACGACGGCAAGGAGTACCGGCTCTTCGGCGAGGGCGGCGGTCACGAGCTCGCCGAGGATCTCGGAGTGCCGCTCATCGGTCAGGTGCCGCTCGTGCCCGAGCTGCGCGAGGGCGGCGACTCCGGTCGGCCGATCGTCGTGGCCGATCCCGACGACGAAGCCGCGCAGGTGTTCCGATCGATCGCTCACGCGCTCACGCACGAGCTCGCGCCGCACCGCGTGTATCGCACTGAGCTCAAGATCGTCTGA
- a CDS encoding DUF3107 domain-containing protein — MDVKIGVVYTPKELILELPGAAEDVRATIDGAVSAKQPIVWLTDSKGRRVGVPTDKIAYVEIGSDDSTPKIGFGR, encoded by the coding sequence ATGGACGTCAAGATCGGCGTGGTCTACACGCCCAAAGAGCTGATCCTCGAGCTCCCCGGCGCAGCCGAAGACGTGCGCGCGACGATCGACGGCGCCGTCTCGGCGAAGCAGCCGATCGTCTGGCTGACCGACTCGAAGGGCCGTCGCGTCGGCGTGCCGACCGACAAGATCGCGTACGTGGAGATCGGCTCGGACGACTCGACGCCGAAGATCGGCTTCGGTCGCTGA